In Brevibacterium zhoupengii, the following are encoded in one genomic region:
- the gcl gene encoding glyoxylate carboligase codes for MTRMRAVDAVVLILEKEGATETFGLPGAAINPLYSAMKAHGGIRHTLARHVEGASHMADGYTRAAAGNIGVCLGTSGPAGTDMITGLYAAAADSQPILCITGQAPVAVLDKEDFQAVDIASIAKPVTKMAKTVLEAGQVPGVFQSAFQLMRSARPGPVLIDLPIDVQQAEIDFDIATYEPLVPSKPAATSAQAEKILDLIAAAKHPLIIAGGGIFNADAADKLVEFAEATSIPVSPTLMGWGAIPDDHPLQAGMVGIQTHVRYGNASFLESDLVIGIGNRWANRHTGDLGVYRKGRKFVHIDIEPTQIGRVFSPDYGVASDAGAALDALLTAARGRSGGASLPDFTGWAGECTARKSTEHRKTNYTDMPIKPQRVYQEMNAAFDEDVTYVSTIGLSQIAGAQMLHVYKPRHWINAGQAGPLGWTGPAALGVAKAKPDETVVALSGDYDFQFMIEELAVGAQHKIPYLHVVVNNSYLGLIRQSQRGFDMDYEVSLAFENINSSGEAASYGVDHVAVAQGLGCKALRVEDPELIGEGLRVAKELMSEHQVPVVLEVILERVTNISMGAALDAINEFDVLAQTPADAPTALTPMGELAAAK; via the coding sequence CGAAAAGGAAGGCGCCACCGAAACATTCGGCCTGCCGGGCGCGGCCATCAACCCGCTGTACTCGGCGATGAAGGCCCACGGCGGAATCCGCCACACACTGGCTCGCCACGTCGAAGGGGCTTCCCATATGGCCGACGGGTACACGCGGGCAGCGGCCGGGAACATCGGCGTCTGCCTCGGCACCTCGGGACCGGCCGGGACCGACATGATCACCGGGCTCTACGCCGCAGCCGCGGACTCACAGCCCATCCTGTGCATCACCGGACAGGCTCCCGTCGCGGTCCTCGACAAGGAGGACTTCCAGGCCGTGGACATCGCCTCCATCGCCAAGCCCGTGACCAAGATGGCCAAGACCGTGCTCGAAGCCGGTCAGGTCCCCGGGGTCTTCCAGTCGGCCTTCCAGCTCATGCGCTCGGCCCGTCCCGGACCGGTGCTCATCGACCTGCCGATCGATGTCCAGCAGGCCGAGATCGATTTCGACATCGCCACTTACGAACCGTTGGTGCCATCGAAGCCGGCGGCCACCTCGGCGCAGGCGGAGAAGATCCTCGACCTCATCGCAGCCGCGAAGCACCCGCTCATCATCGCCGGCGGCGGCATCTTCAACGCCGATGCCGCGGACAAGCTCGTCGAATTCGCCGAGGCTACCTCCATCCCGGTCTCACCGACCCTGATGGGATGGGGTGCGATTCCGGACGACCACCCGCTGCAGGCAGGCATGGTCGGCATCCAGACTCATGTGCGCTACGGCAATGCCTCGTTCCTGGAATCCGACCTGGTCATCGGCATCGGCAACCGCTGGGCCAACCGTCACACTGGTGACCTGGGGGTCTATCGCAAGGGTCGGAAGTTCGTCCATATCGACATCGAGCCGACCCAGATCGGACGCGTCTTCTCACCCGACTACGGTGTCGCCTCCGATGCCGGAGCCGCACTCGACGCTCTGCTCACGGCCGCACGCGGTCGCAGTGGCGGCGCGAGCCTGCCGGACTTCACCGGCTGGGCCGGCGAATGCACGGCTCGGAAGTCCACCGAGCACCGCAAGACCAACTACACGGACATGCCGATCAAGCCGCAGCGCGTCTACCAGGAGATGAACGCCGCCTTCGATGAGGACGTGACCTATGTGTCGACGATCGGCCTGAGCCAGATCGCCGGGGCGCAGATGCTCCACGTCTACAAGCCGCGCCACTGGATCAACGCGGGTCAGGCCGGACCCTTGGGTTGGACCGGACCGGCCGCGCTGGGTGTGGCGAAGGCCAAGCCGGATGAGACCGTGGTCGCGCTCTCCGGTGACTACGACTTCCAGTTCATGATCGAGGAGCTCGCCGTCGGCGCGCAGCACAAGATCCCGTACCTGCATGTCGTCGTCAACAACTCCTATCTGGGCCTGATCCGTCAGTCACAGCGCGGCTTCGACATGGACTATGAGGTGTCGTTGGCCTTCGAGAACATCAACTCCTCGGGTGAGGCAGCGAGCTACGGCGTCGACCATGTGGCCGTCGCGCAGGGGCTGGGCTGCAAGGCGCTGCGCGTCGAAGACCCCGAACTCATCGGCGAGGGACTGCGGGTGGCGAAGGAGCTCATGAGCGAGCACCAGGTTCCCGTGGTTCTCGAGGTCATCCTCGAACGCGTCACGAACATCTCGATGGGCGCCGCCCTCGACGCGATCAACGAGTTCGACGTCCTCGCCCAGACTCCGGCAGATGCGCCCACCGCGCTGACGCCGATGGGCGAACTGGCCGCGGCGAAGTAG
- a CDS encoding DUF559 domain-containing protein, with protein MTIGIYRVTTLEQTLVDVALTYELATAVAMVDHALRQGLTSMEEIEMAFAERDTARAQRRARTTLDLADARRESPAESVAAARFFEHGIGGFDPQVDFRDRSGRVFARVDFCHRAAKVIVEVDGLAKYSMGPRTPRRALEDEKARDAQLAALGYRVVHLTWKQLFLVGPFEDIKRIVSERIVAR; from the coding sequence ATGACGATCGGCATCTATAGGGTGACCACACTTGAGCAGACCCTTGTCGATGTCGCACTGACCTATGAGCTCGCAACGGCGGTGGCAATGGTCGATCATGCTCTGCGTCAGGGCCTGACGTCGATGGAAGAGATTGAGATGGCTTTTGCTGAACGCGATACAGCGCGTGCTCAGAGGAGAGCCCGGACTACGCTGGATTTAGCGGATGCACGGCGCGAGTCACCGGCAGAGTCAGTCGCCGCCGCACGATTCTTCGAACATGGCATCGGTGGATTTGATCCGCAGGTGGATTTCAGGGACCGCAGCGGACGTGTCTTCGCTCGTGTCGATTTCTGTCATCGTGCGGCGAAGGTGATTGTCGAAGTGGACGGCCTCGCAAAATACTCCATGGGCCCTCGGACTCCTCGGAGAGCGCTTGAAGACGAAAAGGCTCGTGACGCGCAACTGGCTGCACTTGGATACAGGGTCGTGCATCTGACGTGGAAGCAGCTTTTTCTCGTAGGGCCCTTCGAGGACATCAAACGAATCGTATCTGAGCGAATCGTCGCACGCTAA
- the allB gene encoding allantoinase AllB: protein MNVDDAGTQGPDQDFDLIIRAQRAVLPEGVSAAEIGVRAGKIVEIATVGAVLSGAASADAKVVDVDESQVLLPGLVDSHVHVNDPGRSEWEGFASATRAAAAGGVTTIVDMPLNSLPPTVNVESLDIKREVAAAKAFIDVGFWGGAIPGNTGDLKPLFDAGVYGFKCFLEDSGVDEFPPLEPDELRADLAELAKYDGLLIVHAEDHSVMAEAPKNSGRKFSDFLASRPREAENVAIARVIEAARETGARAHILHLSSADALPQIAEAKAEGVKLTVETCPHYLVFTAEEIPDGATTHKCCPPIREESNREALWQGLVDGTIDCIVSDHSPSTAELKLLDTGDFGAAWGGISSLQLGLSLVWTEAAKRGIDLAEVVAWMSSAPAAVAGVENKGAIALGNDADFAVFAPDEEWTVAAAELYHRNQISAYDARTVRGAVKQTILRGAPVNFDEPQGHLLRAR, encoded by the coding sequence ATGAACGTCGATGACGCCGGTACACAGGGTCCTGACCAGGACTTCGACCTGATCATTCGGGCACAGCGGGCGGTTCTGCCCGAGGGCGTGAGCGCGGCCGAGATCGGCGTTCGTGCGGGAAAGATCGTCGAGATCGCCACCGTGGGAGCGGTGCTCAGCGGTGCCGCCTCGGCGGATGCGAAGGTTGTCGACGTCGATGAGTCGCAGGTTCTCCTGCCCGGGCTCGTCGATTCGCACGTGCACGTCAATGACCCGGGCCGCAGCGAATGGGAAGGCTTCGCCAGCGCCACCCGCGCCGCAGCCGCCGGCGGAGTGACGACGATCGTCGACATGCCGCTGAACTCCCTGCCGCCGACCGTCAACGTCGAATCCCTCGACATCAAGCGCGAAGTCGCCGCGGCCAAGGCCTTCATCGATGTCGGCTTCTGGGGCGGTGCGATCCCCGGCAATACCGGTGACCTCAAGCCGCTCTTCGACGCGGGCGTCTACGGTTTCAAATGCTTCCTTGAAGACTCAGGCGTCGACGAGTTCCCGCCCTTGGAGCCCGATGAGCTGCGCGCCGATCTGGCCGAGCTCGCGAAGTACGACGGTCTGCTCATCGTCCACGCCGAGGACCACTCGGTCATGGCCGAGGCCCCGAAGAACTCGGGCCGCAAATTCAGCGACTTCCTCGCCTCCCGCCCGCGTGAGGCCGAGAACGTCGCAATCGCCCGCGTCATCGAAGCCGCCCGCGAGACCGGTGCCCGCGCCCACATCCTGCACCTGTCATCGGCAGACGCACTGCCCCAGATCGCGGAGGCCAAGGCCGAGGGCGTGAAGCTCACGGTTGAGACCTGCCCCCACTACCTCGTCTTCACCGCCGAGGAGATTCCGGACGGCGCGACGACGCACAAGTGCTGCCCGCCGATCCGTGAGGAATCCAACCGTGAAGCCCTGTGGCAAGGACTTGTCGACGGCACGATCGACTGCATCGTCTCCGACCATTCGCCCTCGACGGCCGAACTCAAGCTGCTCGACACCGGCGACTTCGGTGCGGCCTGGGGCGGAATCTCCTCGCTGCAGCTGGGCCTCTCGCTCGTGTGGACCGAGGCCGCCAAGCGCGGCATCGACCTCGCCGAGGTGGTGGCCTGGATGTCTTCGGCCCCCGCCGCGGTCGCCGGGGTGGAGAACAAGGGCGCGATCGCGCTCGGCAACGACGCGGACTTCGCAGTCTTCGCCCCCGACGAGGAGTGGACGGTCGCAGCCGCAGAGCTCTACCACCGCAACCAGATCAGCGCCTACGACGCCCGCACCGTCCGCGGCGCCGTCAAGCAGACGATCCTCCGCGGCGCCCCCGTGAACTTCGACGAGCCGCAGGGCCACCTGCTGCGCGCCCGCTGA